TCCGGACGATAGGCGTGATGGCATATCGCCCGAACCAACTCATAGCAGTTCACCACTTTCTCGTGAGCTAATGGAGCGGCCCCTGGCGGCCAGTGCCGGCGCTATTGAGACGCTTATGCGTGGCGCGCCGCGCACCGGCGCTGTCCATCATGCATTCCGGCACGACATTTCTGGCGGCAAAAGGCCGAGCGCTATAGCTCGACGCGGAAACGATAACGGTCGGCGCGATAGGTCACGACAGCGAACTCGACCGGCAGGCCAGCGGTTGACTTCGCGATTCTCGTCACCACCAGCACAGCGGACGCCAGCTCGACATCCAGGAGTTGCGCGATTTCCTGGCTGGCCAGATTGGCCTCGATGAATTCGACACCGCCGGAAATCTCGATGCCCAGATTCTCGCGCAGCCAGGCATAGAGCGAGCCGCCAGCCAGCAGCGCCTCGGTTGGCGGCGCCATCGCGCCGAACACGTCGGGCCGGATCCACGACACCGAATAGCCCATCAACCGGTCATTGGCGCGCAGCAG
Above is a genomic segment from Kaistia defluvii containing:
- a CDS encoding GntR family transcriptional regulator codes for the protein LLRANDRLMGYSVSWIRPDVFGAMAPPTEALLAGGSLYAWLRENLGIEISGGVEFIEANLASQEIAQLLDVELASAVLVVTRIAKSTAGLPVEFAVVTYRADRYRFRVEL